The Caldicellulosiruptoraceae bacterium PP1 nucleotide sequence CAATAAAAGCTCTACTTCCAAATATAAAAGTTATTGCTCCTTGGAGAATATGGGACTTAAAATCACGAGAAGAAGAAATAGAATACGCAAAGAAAAAAGGTATTAATATACCATTTAAAAAAGATGATAGTTATAGCATGGATGGTAATATATGGCATCTATCTCATGAAGGTCTTGATTTAGAAGATACTAATAATTCTCCTGATTTCAATAAAGTATTAAAAATTACAAAAAATCCATTTGAAATAAATGATCAGCCTGAAAAAATAACAATTGAATTTGAAAAAGGTATTCCTGTAAAATTAAATGGCCAAAAATTATCTGGCATTGAAATATTAGAAAATCTAAACAAGTTAGGATCTGAGCATGGAATTGGAATTGCTGATATTGTTGAAAACAGATTAGTAGGTATGAAATCAAGAGGTGTATATGAAACACCTGGCGGAACAATTCTTTTCTATGCACATAGAGAGCTTGAATATCTTTGTCTTGATAGATCAACAATGCACTTTAAAGATTTGGTAGCTATTAGATTTGCTGAACTGGTGTACGATGGTTTGTGGTTCTCGCAATTAAGAGAGGCATTATCAGCATTTATTGATAAAACTCAAGAAAATGTAAATGGCCAAGTTACACTTACTCTTTATCGAGGAAATATATATTCAAGCGGTTCTTCTTCACCAAATTCATTATACTTAAAAGATTTAGCTACATTTGAAGAGGATGATATGTACAATCAAAAAGATGCAGAGGGTTTCATAAACCTATTTAGCTTGCCTTTAAAGGTTTATGGTATTGTAAACAAAAAAGGAAGTGATAACAATTAAGCTTTGGCAAGGAAGATTTAACAAAGATTCTGATTCATTATTCGAAGAATTTAATGCCTCTATATTTTTTGATATAAATTTAATTGAAGATGATATAAATGGATCAATAGCTCATGTTTCTATGCTTGCAGAAAAAAAGATTATCTCGGAAACTGAAAAAAATCTGATTATTGAAACATTAAATAATATTTTGAAAGACTTTAAAAATAATTTAATAACCTTTTCTTATTCTGACGAAGACGTTCACATGTTTGTTGAAAAAGAACTAATCAAGAGAATTGGTGATATAGGCAAAAAAGTTCATACTGCTCGTTCAAGGAATGATCAAGTTTGTCTCGATATTAGATTATTTTGTAAAAGAAAAAATGAAGAAATACAAAGATTATTAAATAATTTAATAAAAAAGATTATTGAAATAGCTGAAAATAATATAGATGTAATAATGCCTGGTTTTACTCACCTACAAAAAGCACAACCGATATTATTTTCACACTACATCTTAGCTTATGGTCAGATGTTTTATAGAGATCTAATAAGATTTAAAAATAATTATGATCTTATTGATTTTATGCCATTAGGAAGTGCTGCATTAGCTGGTACTACTTATGATATTGATAGATTTTTTGTTAGTAAAATGCTTAGCTTTAGTTCTGTAACAGAAAATAGTATTGATACTGTATCTGATAGAGATTTCATATTAGAGATGTTATTTAATATTGCAGTAATTCAAATGCATTTAAGTAGAATTGCTGAAGAATTTATAATTTGGAATATGGATGAATTAAAGTATATTGATATTGATGATGCTTTTTGTTCAGGTAGTAGCATTATGCCACAAAAGAAAAATCCTGATGCTTTAGAACTTATAAGAGGTAAAACAGGTAGAGTTTATGGAAATTTGGTTAGTTTATTAACTACTTTAAAGGCATTACCTCTTGCATATAATAAAGACATGCAAGAGGATAAAGAACCTTTATTTGACTCTGTTGAAACCTGCATAAATAGCTTACTAATAATCACAAAAATTCTTGAGACATTAAAAATAAACAAAGAAAATATGCTCAAAGCATGTTCATATGGTTTTATTAACGCAACCGATTTAGCTGATTATTTAGTTCAAAAATGTGGTATACCATTTAGAGATGCTCATTTTATTGTTGGTAATATTGTTAAATATTGCATTAACAACAATAAAACATTAGATTCTCTTGCTTTAGAAGAATACAAACAATTCACAGACCTAATTGATATTGATGTTTATAATGAGATAAGCCTTGAGTGCTGTATAAATAAAAGAAAGAGTTATGGCGGTACCTCAAAAGAATCTGTTCTAGTTCAATTGAAAAATCTTAAAGAAAAAATAGAAAATTAAAACCCGAGGAAAATACTCCTCGGGTTATCTTTTTAGACAGATTCTTTACTCATTATTATCTGTTTCCTCAATAATTGCAACAATTTCATTCATATCGTCATGAAGCTTTATATTATCATTTACTTTAATATCTGAAACTTTTATAGTGGTTGGTTGGTTGTAAAGTGATAAATCAATAGAAAAATGTTCAGGAATATCCTTTATTAAACCTTCAACTTTTATCTTTTCAACTAGTCGTTGCAATACATAGCCTTTACTTCTTAATAAATCCATATTTTCGAATATTAATGGAACATCTACAAATATCTTTTTGTTTTCGTTGAGAATTTGAAAATCTAAATGTACTATTTCACCAGTGGTAAAATGTCTTTGAATTTCTTTAACAATGGCTGTTAACATTTGACCATCAAGATTAATGTTTAATGTTCCAGAGTTTTTCATAATACTTTCAAACTCTTTTTTTGACACATATCCTGGGATACTTCTAATCCCCGACCCATACAAGACAGACATAATATAACCATTTTTCCTAAGTGCATTATTAGCACCTTTTGAAATTACTTCACGTTTTGAATAATTAAGTATACTGCTGGTACTCATGAGTAATACCTCCAATATTTAATTTTTTCTGTCTTGATACATTGTGTCAAATTAAAAGTAGTATTTTAGGTCATATTTTTTGTTAATCTTGTTGAGCATTCTCCTGATTATTTAAGTTTTCAGGATTTAAATAAATATTAAAAACATAATTTGTAAAGAAATTTTGTATTAAACCAACAATACTTACCCAAAGAATAAAATACAAAAATACAGCAAGTAGAAATCCTGTTGAAATAAAAATTACAAATGGGATAAGTATTGTAATAACCATAATCAATAAAATTCCAATTGTATGAGGTAACTTTAGTATTGAACATATAAAAGCATTTTTGAATATTTGTCTAACCTTTAAATTATAAGTAATCAGCATAGGATATATAAATAAATGCATCATGATATATATTATAAATAAAAATATAATTACATACTTAAGAATAAACATCATTAGATATTTCTGACTCATAATTGTATAAAAACGAATATTAACAAAAAACAAGAAAAGAACAAACATATCTATAAAGAAAACAATGATTGATTCTTTTAAATTCTTTTTTAGAGTATCAAAAAAGTCACTTGCAATCCAAGCGTGTTGTTCACGAGCAAAATTCCTAACAATATATGTAAAACCGGCTGTTGTTGGACCAATTCCAAAGTTCATAAAACTTCCTAATAATAATAAGTTGATAGAATACAATAAAATGGTTTCAGTAGTTTTTATATCTTTGACATTAGAATTGCTAAGCACATTATGAAGATATGGATAAATATAGTTTGTAAGAACTAAAAATAATAATATTAAAATTGGCAAACTAACTAAAGTATAAAGAATATTAAGCCAACATAGTTTCCAAAACTTTCTAAATAAAACTTCAAAGAAAACTTGATATTTAGGCTTTGGAGGTAAATCATCTGGTATACCTGGGCCAGGTTTATCATAATTAAAAAGTCCAAAAAAACCGCTCACAAGAATCCTCCTCACATAATCTATTATTTTACTTCACTAATATCATATAATATACTTTCAATCATTTTCTCTAATACTTTTATATCAATTCCTTTAGCCAACCCTAATTCACTAACCAAAATCTGTTTTGCATTATTGAACATAATTTTTTCATTTGTTGATAAACCTTTTTGTCTATCCCTTATAGCCAACATTTTAATTACTTCAACTACATTGTAAATATTTCCGCTTTTTATTTTTTGTTGATTTTCTTTTATTCTTTTATTATAATTAATTGGCAAATTATAATTTATATCTTTTTCTTTCTTTTTTAATAACTCAAAAACTTTATTTGCTTCTTCTTCTGAAATAACATTTCTTATCCCTATTTCGGTAGCATTATGAATAGGAACTAAAATTTTCATATCGTTATATATTACTTTAACAACATAATATCTTTGACATTCTCCTAATACATTTTTTTCAACAATTTCAATAATTTCGCCTGCACCATGAAGCGGGTGTATTATTGTATCACCCACATTATACATAATTTCCACCTCTAAACTGTTTAAGAAGTAAGGCTTACATAATTTTAGTATATAAAATATAAAAATAAATGTCAAAAAATATTACCGAATATCATAAGTTTCTTGACTTGTTGTTAAATTATTATTTTCATTTATATAATTATTTTGTGTGGAAGAACTATCATTAAGATTATTTTTTTTGTCATTTAAATTTGTATTATTTTTGTTATCTGTATTGTTAATTGTATTATTTTGTGTATTATTTTCTGTACTATTATTTTGTTGGGTATTATTTAATGTTTCGTTCTGATCATTATTATTATATACTTGGTTATCTATGCTATTTTCTTTTGGTATTACTTTATTATTTTCATTATCCTGTTTTTCCTTAAGACTATCAGGTTTTGTAACATTATTATTTCTATTGTTATTATTAACATTATTTTTATTATTTATTCTATATTTATTTGAGTTGTAATAGTTATATTTATATTTGTCAGGCAACTGTAAATCAATTTCAACATCATAACTATATAATTGTTTAATCAGCTGTTTTAGCTTTTCATAATCAACCTTCCAATAACTTGCACCATAGTAGTTATAATAGTCACCTGGAACACTTTCCATTAATATATTTTCTTTTTTTATATTTTTTGCAAACATTGCTAATGAACTAATTTGTTGAAAATTTAAATTTGTGTAAAAATGTCTTCTGATTTTCCAATATATTTCCGGTAATTTAATAATTTGATTACTTTTTTGAAGTTGCTCAAAAACAGACAAAATAAGTTCCTTGTCTCTTTTAATTCTATCAATATCACCGCCAGGTGTTTTCCTCCAAAGTGCATAATATAGAGTCTCAATGCCATTCAATTTTTGATAACCAGGCTTTAAATCTACATCAACCCATTGAGTTTTTACCTTAACAGGTATTTCAACATTAACGTAAACTCCACCTAAGATATTAACAATTTTTCTTATTGCATCTAATTCAAAGCAAACATAGTATTGTATTGGCATACCACCAAGTAGTTTACTCACAGTTTCCATACTATAAAAGAATCCTTTATCATTAAGACCTCCCCCATAACCAAATGCACTGTTAATTTTATCCCATTTACCAACATTATAAATTTCAGTTAATGTATCTCTTGGTATTGAAATGCATCTTACTTTTTTATCTTTCAAATTAATATTGGCAAATAATATTGTATCTGTTCTGTATAAATCATATTTTGATCTATTACTGCCTTTATCAAGTCCTATAATAAGAAAGTTTATACTATTGTTATCAAATGGATATACTACATTATTTGTTTTTTTAGCTGAAACTTTTTTGTAATTTAGATTAAAAACCTTGTTTATATTTTTTGCATCAATGAAATAAGTTTTATATAAAAACAGTAAAGTTATAGCACAAATTATAAAAACAGAAATAATTGATATTATTAAAACTTTTTTTCTATTAGAAAATAGATTTTTAATTTTTTCTTTCATCATGCCACATCCTCTATTTCTTTAATATTCTATTATAAACCTCATACAATTTGCTTTCTTCATTAGTCCAATTATATTTCTCAATAGCTTTCATACCGTTTTGTCCCATTCTAATAATTTCTTCTCTATTATTATAAAAATATATTATAGCTTGTTTTATACTATCAATATCTGTAGGATCAACCAATAAACCAGACTCAGATGATTCAATTATTTCACGCCAAGTTGGAAAATTCGAGGCAATAATGGCAACGCCTGCTGCCATATATTCAAATAATTTTAATGGTAGTGAATCTATATATCTTTGATAAGGTAATAATGTTACAAACCCAACATCATTTTTATTTAAAATCTCTGGAATTTGAGATTTTGGAACCCGTCCAAAAATGCTAATATTTTTAACATTTAACATAGATAATTTTTCTTGGTAATTTTTATTTTCAAATGGGCCATAAATGTTTAATGTTAAATTTAAATGATTTAGTTCTTTAACTGCAGTTATAATATTATCAATACCTCTTTCAACTGAAACATTTCCAATATAAACTAATCTTAATTCTTCTTTTTCTACAAAATCTTTTTTTACTATCCAATTATCTAATACAGGATAATTCTTGATGGTAAAACAATTTTTATTCCAAAACTTATTTTTAATAACATCAGTTACTGTGATTACAACATCGAACCATAAACTTGTAAATTTCTCTATAAAATTAAATAACCAAGAAAATATACCTTTTAGATATTTAGGTATATAATGTCTATTTTTAAAAGCTAATGGATAATCCTCATGAACATCATAAATTATTTTTTTAAACATA carries:
- a CDS encoding argininosuccinate synthase — protein: MSINKVVLAYSGGLDTSIIIPWLKDNYNCEVIAVVVNVGQNDDFNEIKNRAIQTGASKVYVEDVKEEFFNEYILPTLKAGAVYEGKYLLGTSMARPLIAKKLVEIAKKENADAIAHGATGKGNDQVRFETTIKALLPNIKVIAPWRIWDLKSREEEIEYAKKKGINIPFKKDDSYSMDGNIWHLSHEGLDLEDTNNSPDFNKVLKITKNPFEINDQPEKITIEFEKGIPVKLNGQKLSGIEILENLNKLGSEHGIGIADIVENRLVGMKSRGVYETPGGTILFYAHRELEYLCLDRSTMHFKDLVAIRFAELVYDGLWFSQLREALSAFIDKTQENVNGQVTLTLYRGNIYSSGSSSPNSLYLKDLATFEEDDMYNQKDAEGFINLFSLPLKVYGIVNKKGSDNN
- the argH gene encoding argininosuccinate lyase, which gives rise to MKLWQGRFNKDSDSLFEEFNASIFFDINLIEDDINGSIAHVSMLAEKKIISETEKNLIIETLNNILKDFKNNLITFSYSDEDVHMFVEKELIKRIGDIGKKVHTARSRNDQVCLDIRLFCKRKNEEIQRLLNNLIKKIIEIAENNIDVIMPGFTHLQKAQPILFSHYILAYGQMFYRDLIRFKNNYDLIDFMPLGSAALAGTTYDIDRFFVSKMLSFSSVTENSIDTVSDRDFILEMLFNIAVIQMHLSRIAEEFIIWNMDELKYIDIDDAFCSGSSIMPQKKNPDALELIRGKTGRVYGNLVSLLTTLKALPLAYNKDMQEDKEPLFDSVETCINSLLIITKILETLKINKENMLKACSYGFINATDLADYLVQKCGIPFRDAHFIVGNIVKYCINNNKTLDSLALEEYKQFTDLIDIDVYNEISLECCINKRKSYGGTSKESVLVQLKNLKEKIEN
- a CDS encoding 50S ribosomal protein L25 is translated as MSTSSILNYSKREVISKGANNALRKNGYIMSVLYGSGIRSIPGYVSKKEFESIMKNSGTLNINLDGQMLTAIVKEIQRHFTTGEIVHLDFQILNENKKIFVDVPLIFENMDLLRSKGYVLQRLVEKIKVEGLIKDIPEHFSIDLSLYNQPTTIKVSDIKVNDNIKLHDDMNEIVAIIEETDNNE
- a CDS encoding YesL family protein — protein: MSGFFGLFNYDKPGPGIPDDLPPKPKYQVFFEVLFRKFWKLCWLNILYTLVSLPILILLFLVLTNYIYPYLHNVLSNSNVKDIKTTETILLYSINLLLLGSFMNFGIGPTTAGFTYIVRNFAREQHAWIASDFFDTLKKNLKESIIVFFIDMFVLFLFFVNIRFYTIMSQKYLMMFILKYVIIFLFIIYIMMHLFIYPMLITYNLKVRQIFKNAFICSILKLPHTIGILLIMVITILIPFVIFISTGFLLAVFLYFILWVSIVGLIQNFFTNYVFNIYLNPENLNNQENAQQD
- a CDS encoding CarD family transcriptional regulator produces the protein MYNVGDTIIHPLHGAGEIIEIVEKNVLGECQRYYVVKVIYNDMKILVPIHNATEIGIRNVISEEEANKVFELLKKKEKDINYNLPINYNKRIKENQQKIKSGNIYNVVEVIKMLAIRDRQKGLSTNEKIMFNNAKQILVSELGLAKGIDIKVLEKMIESILYDISEVK
- a CDS encoding LCP family protein is translated as MMKEKIKNLFSNRKKVLIISIISVFIICAITLLFLYKTYFIDAKNINKVFNLNYKKVSAKKTNNVVYPFDNNSINFLIIGLDKGSNRSKYDLYRTDTILFANINLKDKKVRCISIPRDTLTEIYNVGKWDKINSAFGYGGGLNDKGFFYSMETVSKLLGGMPIQYYVCFELDAIRKIVNILGGVYVNVEIPVKVKTQWVDVDLKPGYQKLNGIETLYYALWRKTPGGDIDRIKRDKELILSVFEQLQKSNQIIKLPEIYWKIRRHFYTNLNFQQISSLAMFAKNIKKENILMESVPGDYYNYYGASYWKVDYEKLKQLIKQLYSYDVEIDLQLPDKYKYNYYNSNKYRINNKNNVNNNNRNNNVTKPDSLKEKQDNENNKVIPKENSIDNQVYNNNDQNETLNNTQQNNSTENNTQNNTINNTDNKNNTNLNDKKNNLNDSSSTQNNYINENNNLTTSQETYDIR
- a CDS encoding glycosyltransferase family 4 protein: MEKVMIVTSAHPWDDERVFYKEARSLAKKYDLYLCAIADFEEKVIDNVKIYGLKKQKRHKRIHNHFEILKHIIKIKPKVVHFQDPDLLLLGLFLKIFMFKKIIYDVHEDYPLAFKNRHYIPKYLKGIFSWLFNFIEKFTSLWFDVVITVTDVIKNKFWNKNCFTIKNYPVLDNWIVKKDFVEKEELRLVYIGNVSVERGIDNIITAVKELNHLNLTLNIYGPFENKNYQEKLSMLNVKNISIFGRVPKSQIPEILNKNDVGFVTLLPYQRYIDSLPLKLFEYMAAGVAIIASNFPTWREIIESSESGLLVDPTDIDSIKQAIIYFYNNREEIIRMGQNGMKAIEKYNWTNEESKLYEVYNRILKK